TCTTCTGCGGAAAAAAGCCGCCACGTGGCGCATGTCGACACGCCCCTTGGCACGGTCGTGGTGATCGAAGAGGGCGGGAAAATTATCCGTTTGTTTTGGGACCGCGATACCGGCGCCTATCCGCAGACGGAGCGCACGGACCTGCTTGACGAGGCCGAGCGTCAGCTCAACGCCTATTTCGACGGCACGCTGAAACGCTTCGACCTGCCGCTGGCTCTGTCTTCCAGTCCGTTCGAACGCCAGGTGCAGGAAAAGATGATCGCCATTCCCTATGGCGAGACCCGCACCTATGGCGATATCGCCAGGGATCTGGAGACCTACGGCCAGCCGGTCGGCCAGGCCTGCGGCGCCAATTCGATCCCGATCATCATCCCGTGCCACCGGGTGCTTTCGGCCACCGGAATCGGCGGCTTTTCAGGCGAGGGCGGCATCGAAACCAAAATACAGCTGCTCAAGCACGAAGGCGGCTTTCCCTTCCTGCTCTAAGCCCTCCGGCGCGGCCAAATAAACCGTTGACATAAAAGGGCAGCGGCCTTACATCACGCCGGCACAGTTGCAATGCCCAGATGGCGGAATTGGTAGACGCGCCAGCTTCAGGTGCTGGTGACCGCAAGGTCGTGGAGGTTCGAGTCCTCTTCTGGGCACCAGTCTTTCTCACACATATCCGCAAATTCAAGATACGCCAGCTGCGAAGGATTTTGTCGCCATGGCTGGCCTGGTTTGTGTGACCATAACGACCCGGCATCATGCCGACGATCAGCCCGTTTTGTTATGATTGAGAGCCGGCCAGCCCTGATGTATGTCCACAATAAATTTCCATGTGTCGCATCGCAGGGTATCCGCTCTGCCTGCAACAGTCTGATTGCTTCATCCTGAAGCCACACAGCTACCATATTGGCGATTGGAACCAGCCAAATGAAAAGAGCAGACTCTATATCAGACGACTTGGCGACAATCGTGGATTTTCACCTTTCGTTGGGGCGGGACAAATGTGTGAGCTACTTACCGATAAACACTATCAATAATGTGCTGAACAAAACGACTGAGGCTATGTGTCAACAAGCTATGCGTGCAAATCTGAAGTGTATGGTGTTTGATGACGGTAGCTGTTGGGTCAAAGGCGGGGCGGTGTACTTCTATTCGGAAAGCGAGCTAAGCGGGCTCATAAGAAAACACAGAAATCTCCTGGATTCCTTGGGTTGGGAAGCCAATTGCGAAGATGTCGTAGCGAAAATCGCAGCCGAGTATTTTGAGGCTGATCACGCCGTTATGCCATTTATTGTC
This portion of the Hoeflea prorocentri genome encodes:
- a CDS encoding methylated-DNA--[protein]-cysteine S-methyltransferase, coding for MTKPLAPLDIEDTSSAEKSRHVAHVDTPLGTVVVIEEGGKIIRLFWDRDTGAYPQTERTDLLDEAERQLNAYFDGTLKRFDLPLALSSSPFERQVQEKMIAIPYGETRTYGDIARDLETYGQPVGQACGANSIPIIIPCHRVLSATGIGGFSGEGGIETKIQLLKHEGGFPFLL